In the Equus caballus isolate H_3958 breed thoroughbred chromosome 14, TB-T2T, whole genome shotgun sequence genome, ACTGAAGAGTTAATCATGGGTCCAATGAAAACTTTCCTCACGTATGAGTTCTCTGATGTCGTGTAAGGTTTGTACTCCGactgaaggcttttccacattcattacactgatagggtttctctcctgtatgagttcTCTGATGCACTATAAGAGATGAATTCTTAATGAAGGCTTTTCCACATCGAtcacattcatagggtttctcaccagtatgaattctttgatGCTCAATAAGGTATGCGCTCTGGCTGAAGGCCTTTCCACATTCATtgcattcataaggtttctctccagtatgaataaCCTGATGTACAGTAAGGGATGATCGCCCAGTGAAATGTTTTCCACATACCATACActcatatggtttctctccagtatggatCCTCCGATGTTGAGTAAGAGATGAATTCTtactgaaagctttcccacactGATTACATTCAAAAGGTTTTACCCCAGAATGAAGTCTCTGATGTTCTATTAAATATGTACTTTGGCTAAAGGATTTTCCACATTTGTTACATCTGTACGGCTTTTCTCCAGTGTGATTTCGCTGATGCAGGGTAAGAGTTGAGCTCTTActaaaggcttttccacattcacCACACtcatagggtttttctccagtgtgacTTCTCTGATGGACAATAAGATGCATACTCTGactgaaggcttttccacattcattacattcatagggtttttctcctgtgtgagttctttgatGCACTGTGAGATTCATGCTTTGGgtaaaagctttcccacattcattacatttgtagggtttctctccagtatgaatccTTTCATGTTGAATAAGGGATGAATTCTTGCGGAAAGATTTTCCACATTCTTTACACtgatagggtttctctccagtatgagttctttgaTGAACAGTTAGGTTCATGCTCTGACtgaaggttttcccacattcattacatctgtagggtttctctccagtgtgaattctttgGTGTACAGTAAGGGAGGAGCGTTCAATGAAGTGCTTCCCACATATATCACACTTATAGGGTTTCTCCCCAGTATGAATCCTCTGGTGCTTAAGAAGGGATGAGCTCTGACTGAAGGTTTTTCCACATTGATTACATTCATAGATTTTCTTTCCTACAAACATTCTTTGAGTTTTAATTAATTCAGAATTTTGTTTAGTGtcttttccatatgaattctGATTATGGGGCCTTTCTCCCCTAGGAATACTTTGTTGTGTATCAAGGACTGAACCCTGACTGGAATATCTTTCAAATTCATTACCTCTACAGACCCTCCTCTCAGTGGGGGTTTCCTTATGGGGAACTGCCACTTGGCCCAGATGTCTATCCTGGTTTTTCTGTTGCCCCTCTAACCAATTATCAGGTTCCCAGGTTTCCCCTAAGGAAGAATGCCAGAGACCTTCCCTTTCCATTATTACCCATAGGATAAATCTTCAGTAACGCTGGCTCTGCAGTTGACTCTCTGGTTTCAAGTGTTGTCTCCCagtctgaaaaaaataaacaattcaaatgcACATTGGTTTCTGAGCTGGGAGACTGAAAACTGAAAAGGTGGGAATTAGAGAATAAAACTGAGAATAACCATAGGGACATTTGAGAGCTTTCAAAGATGTTCCTACAATTAGGAATAGAACTGGAAGGGAGGGAAACTGAGCTGGGACAAAAGAACAGTGAACCAGTTATAAATAATACGGGAACCAGACACAGGGTAAGCAGAACAGTGAGCCTCTGGAGGAGGGACAGACACTGAAGTCACTGACCGCGGGACAAGACTAAAGAACGAAGATGGCACTAGGGCAAATACTCATAAGCTGGGTTGGCAGAGGCAGATCCGGAGGCCCTGGCACTCGCCATCACCCCTCCTACGCTGCTGCCTGTAATCCTGACACTAACTCTTCGTAAAACATCCCAGTGTGACACAGTGAAAGGACTGTGGACCCTGGAGTCAGACAAAtgggttcaaaccctggctgTGTTCACAACTTATATCTGCACTAGTTACTTGTTTCTCTAGTTTTGAGTTTTCggatataaaatgaggataaagatAATCTGATAaggattaagtaagataatgtattaaatgagataattttcaCTAGTTACTTGTTTCACACTTACATCTTCACTAGTTTCTTGTTTCTCTGGGTCTGAGTTTTCAgatataaaataaggataaaaataatcTGATAAGGATTAAGTAAGACAATGTATATAAACTACCCTTCAGGAACATACTTGTCTGGATCATAAAATGCCAGAACATACTTGAAACTTAAACTCGTGTGGGAGGATGACAATGTAAATAGCTTTCCCCTGCAAACTTTGCAGGCTGTAATTTTCTCACAAACGAGAGTCCTAAAGCGTCCTACCCTTTCCTAAATATCTACTCCTTAAAGATGAGAACTGGTGGCAGGGACAGGCAAGGGAGAATCTGTTGAACTGCTTGAGGGGACGCTGACGGAAGGACCTTGTAGCCactcagactttattttttcagatccCATTTGTTATCCCAGACAAAATGGCCTGGAGGCAGTGAGAGGCAGAGGACAGGAAACTACAGTCTGCGAATCAGCTTGTCAGCTTGATCAAAGTCAACAGAGCCGAGATCAACACGGAGCCAGCAAACCAAAGGCTTGAGGGCAGGAGGCTTTGCTGTGAATAAGAGGTGTGCGTCAACTGGACCTCCTCCTTGCAGCCTGAGCTGCTTccacagaggaggagaaacagTGGCAAGCCAaggaggccccacctccaaaacacacacacaccacccagTGACCTCAGAAAGCACCCATCCGGTCAAGTACGAGAACAACAGGGAGCACAGGAACCAGAGGCGGCCACTGCCCTCCATCAGCACATCCAGCAAGCCAGCTAAAGTTCTTTGAGAACATTCAAAGTGCTACCCAGTAAACAACATAAAGGGCAAAGGGGATCCATTCACATGGTTAGACAAATAAAAAGCCCATGCAGAACTCCCTCCACTCAAAGATAAATGatacagagaaaataatcaaGTTTGGAAACTATGTAGaagtttaagaaataattttttttttgaggaagattagccctgagctaacatctgctgccaatcctcctctttttgctgaggaagactggccctgagctaacatctgtgcccatcttcctctactttatatgtgggacgcctgccacagcatggcttgacaagcggtgccatgtccacacccaggatctgaactggcgaaccccaggctgccaaagcagaacgtgtgcacttaaccgctgcaccactgggccagccccaagaaatgaaattttaaaataataaaaacaggagaatgagaagaaaaaagaagcataaaaacTAAAAGGGAGAATAAACCTTGGAAGTATAATTAAATGCTTCCAAtcatcaaaagacatcataaagaaagtaaaaaaaaaaaaaggtcacatactgggaaaagatatttgcaacacatgACCCACAAAGAACTAGAACTAGACTTAGAAACAGTATCTCTGGAACACTAAGCCCACCAGAAAAGGGGGCAGAGGTCTTGAAAGgactgaagaaaagggaacctgAATGGTTTGGCAAGTCTACTAAAAGGTATATACATCTAGGTAAATCTGCCTTGTAAAGGTATACCATGattcataaatttaaaagtagCATTGTGTAcaatagcaaaaaattggaaacaacccaaatatccatcaacaatagaattaaattgtgaaatgtttatacaatggaataactGACAACAGTGAATGTTATGGACTTGGTGtttgtgtcttcccaaaattcctatgttgaagcctaaTCCCCACTGGGATTAGGTGGGACCTAATCTAAGAGGTGGGACCTGAGAGGTCATGAGGGGGGGACCCTTAGTGCCTTTATGAGAAGGGatgagagagcttgcttcctctttaCTCTCTACCACGTGAGGATGCAGCCAGAAGGCAGcatcctggaagataatataggtagtacactcattgacatcaaacttaaaaggatcttttcaaataccatgtcttctcagacaagtgaaacaaaagaaaaaataaacaagtgggacttcatcagactaaagagcttctgcaaggcataagaaactaggatcaaaacaaaaagacaacccaacaattgggagaaaatatttgcaaatcatacatccaataaggggttaaatctccataatatataaggaactcacacaactgaacaacaaaaaaacaaacagcctgatcaaaaaatgggcagaggatatgaacagacattttcccaaagaagatctacagatggccaataaacacatgaaaagatgttcaacatcactaatcaccagagaaatgcaaattaaaactacactaagataccacttaCGCCTGTTAAGGTGGCTATAATCTCTAAGACTAaagataaatgttggagagggtgtggagaaaagggaaccctcatacactgttgatgggaatgcaaactggtacagccactgtggaaacagtatggagattcctcaaaaaactaaaaacagaactaccatatgacccagctatcccactaccgtgtatctacccaaagaatttgaaatcaacaatccaaagtaacacatgcacccctatgttcattgcagcactattcacaatagccaagacatggaaacaagccaagtgcccatggactgataattagataaagaaaatgtggtatatacatacaatggaacactactcagccagaaaaaaagacaaaatcatcccatttgcaacaacatggaaggacctggagggaattatgctaagcgaaataagccagactgagaaagacaaacaccagatgatttcactcatatgtggaatataaacaaacacatggacaaagaaaacagttcagtggttaccaggggaaggggggtggggggtggggggtgggcacagggggtgatggggagcacttatgtggtgacagacaagaaataatgtacaactgaaatctcacattgatgtaaactattatgaactcaataaaaaaataaagaatcattAAAACCCCCCCAAACAAAAATTCACTGCTTTTCACATTACTAATAACTTCCCTCTCTGTTTCTGCATTAACACGGTGACTAGTGTAACACTGTCACTAGGAACAGCACCTCTGTCTTTACATTTTCTACTCATCTTTTATAAAATAGCAGAATCTAATGAAACATTCAATTGCTATCCACACAAACACTTTAgtacagaaaaagaagacaatgatgctgaaaagaaaattagtccAGGAtgcagaagttctatttttaCTAGATAGACTAGGAAATAAGAAGTCACAGCAaatgtggagggaggagggcaaaatgggtgattaggcacatgagtgtggtgatggatgtaattagtctttggtggTGAACCTGATGTAACCTatgtagaaatcaaaatataatgacgtacacctgaaatttatataatgttataaaccaatgttacctcaataaaaaaaaagtcatagcaAGGCAAGGAaagttatgatttttaaaaaaattagcattaaaatcaaagacagatagaaagaaaacaaaacaaaacggcTGTGTTCCCATTCTGGCCTGTCCCACCACCTCCCTGAGCGCCTTCTCTGCCTGGGAAGGGGCTGACAGTGCTGCCCCTCGGGGTTGCTGAGATGAGCACATCAGGTGAGGCCTGGGAAGAGCTGGGCACAGCACGCAGTCAATGCTCTCTCGTCTTGGTTTTGGATAGGATAATAAGACGACTAAATGGTAGATTAGTCTGGTAGTAACAtgaaagaaaatctggaaagaacGAGATCCAGAGTTGGCACATGCTCGTGTTTTCTGGGCTCCATGCCCCTCCACTTCGTTGTGTCTCCAGTTTCCCCCTCTACCAGACACCTCTCTGCTCTTGTGACGACATTCAGGTCTCCTTCTGGCAGAAGCACTCTACCTCTGACTTCTCTCAGTTctcgccctttcttccttttccttcaggcTAATCCTGTTGAAACGCCAGTCTGTCTTTCAAAGTCTCTAGTTGTCTGTTTCCCCTTCGCTTTTCTACCCACAGCACAGTTCCCTGGTCACAGGTGGCTTCCTTGTCACTAAGGCCAATGGCACTTTTCACTTCTTACTTGGCACTgttgctctctccctctgcttttctctcttccctcagccCAGCTCTCCCTAagttctcccctcctcctctgacCAGTCTTTCTGTCACCTTGCCAGGACATCTTTGGCCTCCAACCAGATGTTCTTGCTCTTCAGGTGCTGCTTTGCccttctcactctctccttctgATGCTCATCTAACACTCACTGATACGACTGTCACAGATATGACTACAACCCTCAAAGCTGTATTTTCACCTGATTTCTAAAAATTCTACTTGATGTCATTcaatattcactcaacaaacgtATTAAATATCTACTCTGGCAGGCAATGTGCTAGGCAGAGGCTATAAAGAAA is a window encoding:
- the ZNF454 gene encoding zinc finger protein ZFP2 isoform X4, whose product is MEREGLWHSSLGETWEPDNWLEGQQKNQDRHLGQVAVPHKETPTERRVCRGNEFERYSSQGSVLDTQQSIPRGERPHNQNSYGKDTKQNSELIKTQRMFVGKKIYECNQCGKTFSQSSSLLKHQRIHTGEKPYKCDICGKHFIERSSLTVHQRIHTGEKPYRCNECGKTFSQSMNLTVHQRTHTGEKPYQCKECGKSFRKNSSLIQHERIHTGEKPYKCNECGKAFTQSMNLTVHQRTHTGEKPYECNECGKAFSQSMHLIVHQRSHTGEKPYECGECGKAFSKSSTLTLHQRNHTGEKPYRCNKCGKSFSQSTYLIEHQRLHSGVKPFECNQCGKAFSKNSSLTQHRRIHTGEKPYECMVCGKHFTGRSSLTVHQVIHTGEKPYECNECGKAFSQSAYLIEHQRIHTGEKPYECDRCGKAFIKNSSLIVHQRTHTGEKPYQCNECGKAFSRSTNLTRHQRTHT